CGGGGGTTGTTGTTGAATTCTGCCATGATGATTTAGAAATTGAGGCCGCCTTCGCGGGCTCCTTCTGCCAATGATTTTACGCGGCCGTGGTAGAGGTAACCCGAACGGTCAAATACCACTTTCGAAATTCCTTTTTCCTGAGCACGGGAGGCAAGTTCTTTACCTACTGCGGCAGCCAGGGCGACTCCGTTGCCCTCTTCCACCGAAACGTGCTTCGAGGAAGCAGCCGCCAACGTACGGCCAGTGGTGTCGTCAATAATCTGAGCATAAATGCCCGTATTGCTGCGGAACACTGACAAACGTGGACGCTCGGACGTGCCAGCCACCTTAGTGCGGATGATGCGCTGGATCCGTTTTCTTCTAGTTGCTTTATCGAAAGCCATGATGCGAAATTATTTCGAAGCCGTTTTACCAGCCTTACGACGAATTTGCTCACCCACGAAGCGCACGCCTTTGCCTTTGTAAGGCTCAACTTTGCGCAGCGAGCGAATCTTAGCTGCTACCTGGCCCAGCAATTGGTTGTCAATGCTGTTCAAGGTAACGATGGGGTTTTTACCTTTTTCGGTTACGGCCGTAGCAGTAACTTCTTTCGGCAAGGCCAGGAAGATGTTGTGCGAGTAACCCAGCGACAATTCCAGCGTAGTACCGGCCATTGCTGCTTTGTAACCTACACCTACCAGCTCCAGCTTCAGCTCAAAACCGTTGCTTACACCGTTGACCATGTTGTTGATCAGCGAGCGGTACAAACCGTGCATAGCCTTGTGGCGCTTCTGCTCGGTAGGACGCTCAACCACCAGCTGGCCGTCGGCTTGGGTAAGGGTAATGTCGCGGTCAACCGGGGTAGTTAGGGTGCCTTTCGGGCCCTTTACCGTAACGGTGTTTTCGTTGCTCACTTCAACCTGAACGCCCGAGGGCAGGCTGATGGGCAGTTTACCAATGCGTGACATAGTCTCGTTTCTTCTCGATTAGTAAACGTGGCACAATACTTCACCACCCACGTTCTGGGCTTTCGCCTCTTTCTCCGTCATCACCCCTTTCGAAGTCGACAGGATAGCAATACCCAGGCCGCTGAGTACGCGCGGCATATTTTCCACGTGAGCGTACTGACGCAGACCGGGGGTGCTGATGCGCTCCAGTTTGGTGATAGCAGGCTGCTTCGTAGTAGGGTTGTACTTCAAGGCAATCTTGATGGTGCCCTGTACCGAAGAGTCATCAAAGCGGTAGCTTTGGATGTAGCCCTTGTGGTAAAGCACTTTCGTGATTTCCTTCTTGATGTTGCTGGCCGGGATTTCTACTACCCGGTGGTTTGCCTTGATGGCATTGCGTACCCGGGTCAGGTAGTCGGCAATTGGATCTGTATTCATTGTGTAGATGAGAGCAGCCCATTTTTAGGGAGCCGCAAAGATATGAAAATTTCGCCGCCATTTGAAAGTGGCGACGAAATTTTCGGTTAAGACTACTTGGCTCGACTTATTGAGGCTCGGCCAATGGTTTCTTTCGGCAACCTGCCAAATATCACGGTCTTAGTGTGAGTAAGACCAAAGCTGTATTACCAGCTCGACTTCGTTACACCGGGGATCTTACCAGCCAGCGCCATTTCGCGGAACGTAACGCGGCTGATGCCGAATTTACGCATGTAACCACGAGGACGACCGTTGATTTTATCCCGGTTGTGGATGCGCACGGGCGAGGCATTGCGGGGCAGCTTGTCCAGGCCTTCGTAGTCGCCGGCGGCTTTCAGAGCCTTACGCTTCTCAGCGTAACGTTCTACCGTAGCGATGCGCTTTCTTTCTCTTGCTTTGACGGATTCCTTAGCCATTGTTCTGTTTCTTGGCGTTAGCGAACGGCATTCCGAAAGCTTTGAGGAGCTCATAGCTCTGCTCGTCGTTCTCGGCGGTCGTTACGAAGGTAATGTCCATACCCGAGATTGACTTAATCTTGTCGATCGAAATTTCGGGGAAAATGATCTGTTCCTTGATACCTAGGGTATAGTTACCCCGGCCGTCAAAGCCTTTGTCATTGATGCCTTTGAAGTCACGCACCCGGGGGAGAGCAACCGTCAGCAAACGGTCCATGAACTCGTACATCTGCTCACCACGCAAGGTTACGCGGGCGCCGATGGGCATGCCTTCACGGAGTTTGAAGTTCGACACCGAACGCTTGGCAATGGTAGCAACGGCTTTCTGACCAGTGATGGTCGTCAGCTCGTCCACACCATTGTCAACCAGCTTCTTGTCGGCTACTGCCGAGCCAATACCGCGGTTGATGCAGATCTTGGTGATGCGTGGTACCTGCATGATGCTCTTGAACTGGAATTTCTCCTGGAGCGCGGGTACTACTTCTTTTTGATATATATCTTTCAGTCGGGCCATTGTCGTCGTACCGGGTTAGGCGTTTTTCGATTCAACTGCCTTCACGTTGGATACGTGGATTGGAGCTTCGATCTTAGTGATACCCCCTTGCGGGTTTTTAGCACTGGGTTTGTTGTGCTTGGTCACCAAGTTCAGGCCTTCCACGATAACGCGCTGCGTCGAACGGTTTACCGACTTGATAACGCCGGTCTTGCCACGCTCATCACCAGCAATTACCAGAACGGTATCACCAGTTTTCACGTGCAGTTTCACGGGCTGAGCTTTCGTCTTCGTTGCCATCTTGCTTAGAGAACTTCAGGAGCTAGTGAAACAATTTTCATGAACTGACGCTCACGCAACTCGCGGGCTACGGGGCCGAAGATACGGGTACCGCGGGGCTCGTCGTTGTTGTTGAGCAGAACGGCGGCGTTGTCGTCGAAGCGGATGTACGAACCGTCTTTGCGGCGTACTTCCTTCTTGGTGCGAACAACTACTGCTTTCGACACAGTGCCTTTCTTAGCGTTGCCGGAGGGCAGAGCCGACTTGATCGAAACTACGATCTTGTCGCCTACGCTGGCGTATTTCTTGCCCGTGCCACCGAGGACACGGATGCAGAGAACTTCTTTGGCGCCGCTGTTATCAGCGACGGTCAGACGGGATTCTTGCTGTATCATCTTACTTGGCGCGTTCTAGAATTTCTACCAATCTCCAGCGCTTGTTCTTGCTCAGGGGGCGGGTCGACATGATGCGAACCGTATCACCTTCGCCACATTCGTTGTTCTCGTCGTGGGCCATGAACTTGGTCGACTTGGTAACGAACTTACCGTAGATCGGGTGCTTCATTTTGCTTTCTACCACAACCGTGATGGACTTGTCCATTTTGGTCGAGGAAACGCGCCCGATGATTTCTTTCCGCAGGTTCCGCTCTTCGGCGGTCGTTACCTGCTGTTCTTCGTTGCTTGCCATCGTTATTTAGCAGTTTGGTTTGCCTGCTCGTTTTCGCGACGGGTCAACTCAGTCTTCAGACGAGCTACGGTACGGCGGCTGTGCTTCAGGCGAACTGGGTTTTCCAGGGGCGAAATGGCGTGTGCGAAACGCAGTGCCTGGCCGCTGGTTTGTTCAGTCTTGATTTGCTCCTTCAGCGCTTCTAGCGAAAGGGCTTGGATTTCTGCGTTCTTCATCTTACTTGTTCTCTTCGTAGTCGCGACGAACAACAAACTTAGTTTTCACTGGCAGCTTCTGCGCAGCTAAACGCAGGGATTCCTGAGCCACTTCCAGCGGCACGCCGTCCGATTCGAACATAATGGTGCCGGGCTTCACGCAGGCTACCCAATATTCGGGGCTACCCTTACCCTTACCCATCCGAACCTCAGCGGGCTTCTTGGTAATTGGCTTATCGGGGAAAATACGGATCCATACTTGACCTTCCCGTTTCATGGCGCGGGTCATGGCGATACGGGCTGCCTCAATCTGGCGAGCCGTAATCCAAGCCACTTCCAACGACTTGATAGCGAAGGAACCGAAGTCTATGGAGCTGCCGCGGTAGGCCAGGCCTGTTACGCGACCCTTTTGCATCTTGCGATACTTGGTCCTTTTCGGTTGTAACATGAGTTATCGAAAATTGAAATTCTTGAAAAGAGAAAAGGACTAGCGACGTGGGCCGCCCTGACCGCCGCCACGGTTGGCACCACCGGGTGCTCCACCGCCACGACGCTGGCCACCACCCTGGCCGCCACGGTTATCACCACCTTGGCCACCGCCACGGTTGTCACCGCCACGGTCGTTACGATCCCGACGTGGGCCACGGTCGCCGCCACGGTCGCCACGCTCACCACGGGGGCCACGGTCGTTGCCGCCGCCACGGGTGTCGTTGCCTTGGTTGGCAGGCTGCTGGTTTGGCGACAAGTCAGGCTTGCCGAATACCTCACCACGCATGATCCACACCTTGATGCCGATCTTGCCATACACGGTCTGAGCTTCCGACAGAGCGTAGTCGATGTCAGCACGCAGCGTGTGCAGCGGCGTACGACCTTCTTTGTACTGCTCGGAACGTGCAATTTCAGCACCGCCCAAACGGCCACCGCACTGAATCTTGATGCCTTCGGCACCAACACGCATAGCAGCCTGGATGGACATCTTCATAGCGCGACGGAACGAGATACGCGCCTGCAGCTGCTGAGCAATGCTCTCACCTACCAGTTTCGCGTCTAGTTCGGGACGCTTAATTTCGAAGATGTTGATCTGAACGTCTTTGCTGGTGATCTGCTTCAGCTCGTCCTTGATCTTATCAACTTCCTGACCGCCCTTACCGATTACCACACCCGGACGAGCCGTGTTGATGGTAATGGTGATGCGCTTCAGGGTACGCTCGATTACGATGCGGCTAATGCCACCTTTCGGGATACGAGCGAGTACGTATTTGCGGATTTTTTCGTCCTCAACCAGCTTGTCGGCAAAGTCCTTGCCGCCATACCAGTTCGAGTCCCACCCTTTGATGACGCCCAGACGGAAGCCAACCGGATTTACTTTCTGTCCCATAGTGCTTATGCGGTGGCTTCAGCCGAGGTTTCGTTGGATTTCTTAGCCGAGCTACGACGAGTAGTTTTCTTCGGAGCCTCAGCAACAGCGTCAGTAGCAGGTTTGGTTTCAGCAGCCTGCTTTACAGCAGCCTTGCTTCCCAGAGCTTCTACTTTGGTGTCGATGGTCAGCGTCACGTGGTTGCTACGCTTGCGGATGCGGTGACCACGACCCTGAGGGGCGGGACGCAAACGCTTCAGCTGACGACCTTCATCAACGAAAATCTCTTTGATGTAGAGGTTAGCATCTTCGATACGCTCGTCCTCGTTCTTCTGCTGCCAGTTGGCCAGAGCCGACAGGAGCAGTTTCTCGATTTTCTCAGCGCCCGAGTTAGCTTCGAACTTCAGCAAGCCCAGGGCGCGGGTCACTTTCTGACCACGTACCAGGTTGGCTACCATGCGCATCTTACGAGGCGAGGTAGGCACGTTACGGAGTTTAGCGGTAGCTTCCATATTAGCGCTTGCCTTTATCTTTCTTGGCGATGTGGCCACGGAAGTTACGGGTGGGGGCAAACTCACCGAGTTTGTGACCTACCATGTTCTCCGTTACATACACCGGGATGAACTTATTGCCGTTGTGAACGGCGAAGGTGTGGCCTACGAAGTCAGGCGAAATCATCGAGCGGCGCGACCAAGTCTTCACCACCGACTTTTTGCCGGAATCTTCCATTGCCGTGACTTTCTTCTCGAGCCGGAAGTCAATGTACGGCCCTTTTTTTAGCGAACGTGCCATTGGTTACTTCTTGCCTTTACGGTTAACGATGAGCTGCTCGGAGTACTTGTTCTTGTTGCGGGTCTTCTGACCCTTAGCGAAGATACCGTTGCGGCTACGTGGGTGACCACCCGACGAACGACCTTCACCACCACCCATGGGGTGATCCACTGGGTTCATGGCAACACCACGAACACGTGGGCGACGGCCCAACCAACGGTTACGACCGGCTTTGCCGAGACGTACGTTCATGTGGTCACCGTTCGAAACCGTACCAACCGTAGCCATGCAGGTAACGAGTACCATGCGCATCTCGCCGGAAGGCAATTTCAGGGTTGCGTATTTCTCTTCGCGAGCCACGAGCTGGGCGTAGGTGCCAGCCGAGCGAGCGATAGAAGCACCGCCACCGGGCATCAGCTCGATGTTGTGCACGATCGTACCCAGCGGAATTTCGCGCAGGGACAGAGCGTTGCCAACTTCAGGAGCCACGCCTGGGCCCGATACTACCGTAGTGCCTACTTCCAGACCAGCGGGCGCAATGATATAGCGCTTTTCGCCGTCGGCGTAGCTCAACAGAGCGATGCGGGCAGTGCGGTTCGGATCGTATTCAATCGTCTTAACAGTAGCTGGAACACCAGCCTTGTCACGCTTGAAATCGATAACCCGATACTTCTGCTTGTGACCACCACCGATGTAGCGGTTGGTCATTTTTCCGGATTCATTCCGGCCACCGGATTTTTTCAGGGGTGCCAACAGCGACTTCTCCGGCGTCGACGTCGTAATCTCGTCGAACGCGGGTGCGATGCGGAAGCGCTGACCCGGTGATGTTGGTCTTAGTTTTTTGAGTGCCATTTTATCTTAAAATGCGCGTTTCGTCGGTTGCCCGACCTTAGATACCGTTGTAGAAGTCGATTACGTCGCCTTCTTTCACGGTTACAATAGCCTTCTTTCCGTGGGGGCGACGGCCCGAAACGGAGCCACCCTTGGTGAATTTCGACTTCAGCTTGCCGTTGGTGCGGATCGTGCTAATGCCCGTTACCGTTACCCCGTACAGAGCCTCGATTTCCTTTTTGATCTGAACCTTGTTGGCGGTGCGCTCTACTTCGAAAGCGTACTGACCTTTCTCGTTCAGGGCCGTGGCCTTCTCGGTCACGATAGGTTTCTTCAGCGTGCTCATTACTCAGCGGTAGTATAGAGTTGTTCCAAGGATTTCAACCCGTCTTCCGACAGCAGCAGGGTGTCCGTGTTCAGCAGATCGTGAGTGTTCAGAGCTACGGGGGTAGCAACTTTCACGCGCTGGATGTTACGGGCCGAGAGCAGCACGTTCTTGTCGGCTTCAGCGGCAACGAACAAGGTCTTCTTGCCGTTGTTGAGCTTCAAACCCGACAGGATCGAGAGGAAATCTTTCGTTTTGGGAGCGTCCAGGGAGATGTTCTCCACCAGAGCAACCTTGCCATCCTGGGCCAGTACCGACAGAGCCGACAGACGGGCCAGACGCTTGGTCTTTTTGTTCAGCTTGAAGCCGTAGTCGCGGGGTTCGGGACCGAATACGCGGCCACCACCAACGAATACTGGCGACTTCATGCTGCCGGCGCGGGCACCGCCCGTACCTTTTTGTTTCTTGAGCTTCTTCGTGGTGCCGTGCACCTCGTTGCGCTGCTTCGACTTGTGCGTGCCCTGGCGCTGGTTAGCCAAGTACTGCTTTACGTCGAGGTACATCACGTGCTCGTTCGGCGTGAGGCCGAAGATGGCGTCGGACAGAGTTACCTTACGGCCGGTGTCCTCACCTTTGATGTTATATACTGACAGTTCCATCTTGCGTTATTTTTCCAGGACCACGTAAGAGTTCTTGGAGCCGGGAATAGAGCCGCTCACCAGAATCAGGTTCTTGTCGGCTACTACGCGCATCACTTTCAGGTTCTGCACTTTTACCCGGTCGTTGCCCATACGGCCACCCATGCGCATTCCTTTGAATACGCGCGAGGGCCAGGAGCAAGCACCGATAGAACCGGGGTGACGCAGACGGTTGTGCTGACCGTGGGTCTGCCCGCCTACACCGGCAAAGTTGTAGCGCTTTACTACGCCCTGGAAACCTTTACCTTTCGAGGTGCCAACTACGTCCACAAACTCGCCTTCTTCGAAGAGGCTCGCGTCGATGGTGGCGCCTGCAGCGTACGTCGATTCCGCGTCGAGGCGGAATTCAACTAGCTTTTTCTTGGGGGTGGTACCGGCTTTAGCGAAGTGACCAGCCAAAGCTTTGGTCGTGTTCTTCGCTTTTTTCTCGCCGTAGCCAACCTGAACGGCGGTATAACCGTCGTTGGCCAGCGTTTTAACCTGCGTCACTACGCACGGACCCGCTTCGATGAGCGTGCAGGGAATGTTTTTCCCGTCCGGAGTGAAGAGGCTTGTCATACCGATTTTTTTACCGATGATGCCAGGCATTCTGTTAGATTTTATGAAAAGACGCAATAAGAAAACGCCCAAATAGCGTTTTCGGAATGGGAGTGCAAAGCTAGCAAATAGTTAGGGCATAATCCAACCCCGTTCCTAAATATTTTCAGAATCACTTAGTTGACTCTCGCCACCGGCTATTCACTCAGTTTCAGGAGCTTCCCAATGGCCCTAGGTACAGTTGGGAGTTGAGCACGAAGAAGCCCAACTCTGGCCGTTAGGAAACGGTTCAAAGTTGGGCTCCAAAAAAGTACAATTACTTGGCGAGGATGGGTAAGTTAAGCCGGACGCCAGCTTGGCGGAGCTTCCGCCGGGTTGAGACGCAGACCATTCAGGCCAAGCAGAATAAAGAACAGAGAGTAAGTCAGCCCAATTTGGGTTTCCAGTGTGTATTCTACCAGGAAAGACAAGGAAACAATGACGTACTGAATAATGACTAGTGGAGCAAACCGTGGCCAAGTCCACAAAAGAGGATAGTAAAAGCAAAGGGTAAAGACCAACACCCCGATTAAGCCAAAGGCCACGGCAGAATAGATAAACTGGTTGTGGGGCTGGATATACGACTGGGGCCGGATACTGGGATAATCTGCCGCGTAGTGCTTCGCCATTTCTTCAGGCATGTCGGCTTTACTTACGCCAAACCACGGGTTGTCCTTAACGAGCTTGGCTGCTACCTTATAGGAATACACCCGGGCCACGAGTGAATAGTTGTTAGCCGCGGCCGTATTGTTGACCTCGTTAAGATCGTCCTGGGTATTGACAAACTTATTCCGGAACGTGGGAAAGCTCACGTAGCTCACCAGCGGCAAAGCTACCAGCACAGTTAGCACCAAGGCAGCCCGGCGGTAAGCCCGTTGGCGCAGCAACCACCCCGCCATCATTACCCCGACCGCATAAAATGTAACCAATCCGCTGCGAACGGCCAGCAAATGCTGGAACAAAGCCAATAGCACAACCGCCGTTACGAGGCCGCCACGCTTGAGACCCGAAAGAGTAGAATCGAAAGCCAACAACACTACTGCTGCTGCAGTGGCTAGGGTCACCATCAGACTGAAACGGATATGGTCGGGCTCAGTCGGCATAATCTTCGAATGCAGATACATTTCGTTGATTTCGGCTGCATGTAGCAAATAGTTACCGGTAGCTACCAAAGCAGCTCCTGTTACGCAACCAATGAACAGCTGCCAAAGCCGAGCTAAATACCGACTAGGCAAAGCCGGCAGTAGCCAGAAGGCCAACGGCAGTAACAGGAACGGTGACTGCAACACCACATCCTTGGTATACTCTCCCAGATTATGCGCGCTGGTATTGACTCCTGCTGCGACGTGCACGAGAAACACGCAGGCCAACGCAGCATAGATTCGCCAATCGTTGTAAAGCCGTTCTTCCCGCCCACGGTGCAGCACGGTATAGCAGATGGCCGTAAGTGTGATGCCGACGATGCCAATGCTAGGTAAAATCCGGAAGAAATCGGCCACAAACAACCCCACGATAATAAAGGAGCAGAACACTGCTGCGGCTATGGTCAGGCGTGGAATCGTTAGTACTAACTGCATACAATTTTGCAACGTGGGTTTGTTAGAGCCTCCCTCCTACTTCAGGGTAGAGCATAACTCAACGGCGCAAGTTGCTTAGTATATATAAGAAAACACCCCACCAGTCCGAAAACTGATGGGGTGTTTATCTTATTTAATCAGCGAAACCGGTCCTCAGACTTTGATTTCAACGTCAACGCCGCTAGGCAGCTCAA
Above is a genomic segment from Hymenobacter cellulosivorans containing:
- the rplN gene encoding 50S ribosomal protein L14, giving the protein MIQQESRLTVADNSGAKEVLCIRVLGGTGKKYASVGDKIVVSIKSALPSGNAKKGTVSKAVVVRTKKEVRRKDGSYIRFDDNAAVLLNNNDEPRGTRIFGPVARELRERQFMKIVSLAPEVL
- the rplE gene encoding 50S ribosomal protein L5 gives rise to the protein MARLKDIYQKEVVPALQEKFQFKSIMQVPRITKICINRGIGSAVADKKLVDNGVDELTTITGQKAVATIAKRSVSNFKLREGMPIGARVTLRGEQMYEFMDRLLTVALPRVRDFKGINDKGFDGRGNYTLGIKEQIIFPEISIDKIKSISGMDITFVTTAENDEQSYELLKAFGMPFANAKKQNNG
- the rplR gene encoding 50S ribosomal protein L18 — encoded protein: MAFDKATRRKRIQRIIRTKVAGTSERPRLSVFRSNTGIYAQIIDDTTGRTLAAASSKHVSVEEGNGVALAAAVGKELASRAQEKGISKVVFDRSGYLYHGRVKSLAEGAREGGLNF
- the rpsC gene encoding 30S ribosomal protein S3, which gives rise to MGQKVNPVGFRLGVIKGWDSNWYGGKDFADKLVEDEKIRKYVLARIPKGGISRIVIERTLKRITITINTARPGVVIGKGGQEVDKIKDELKQITSKDVQINIFEIKRPELDAKLVGESIAQQLQARISFRRAMKMSIQAAMRVGAEGIKIQCGGRLGGAEIARSEQYKEGRTPLHTLRADIDYALSEAQTVYGKIGIKVWIMRGEVFGKPDLSPNQQPANQGNDTRGGGNDRGPRGERGDRGGDRGPRRDRNDRGGDNRGGGQGGDNRGGQGGGQRRGGGAPGGANRGGGQGGPRR
- the rplC gene encoding 50S ribosomal protein L3, which produces MPGIIGKKIGMTSLFTPDGKNIPCTLIEAGPCVVTQVKTLANDGYTAVQVGYGEKKAKNTTKALAGHFAKAGTTPKKKLVEFRLDAESTYAAGATIDASLFEEGEFVDVVGTSKGKGFQGVVKRYNFAGVGGQTHGQHNRLRHPGSIGACSWPSRVFKGMRMGGRMGNDRVKVQNLKVMRVVADKNLILVSGSIPGSKNSYVVLEK
- the rplX gene encoding 50S ribosomal protein L24 — its product is MATKTKAQPVKLHVKTGDTVLVIAGDERGKTGVIKSVNRSTQRVIVEGLNLVTKHNKPSAKNPQGGITKIEAPIHVSNVKAVESKNA
- the rpsS gene encoding 30S ribosomal protein S19, with protein sequence MARSLKKGPYIDFRLEKKVTAMEDSGKKSVVKTWSRRSMISPDFVGHTFAVHNGNKFIPVYVTENMVGHKLGEFAPTRNFRGHIAKKDKGKR
- the rpsH gene encoding 30S ribosomal protein S8; translated protein: MNTDPIADYLTRVRNAIKANHRVVEIPASNIKKEITKVLYHKGYIQSYRFDDSSVQGTIKIALKYNPTTKQPAITKLERISTPGLRQYAHVENMPRVLSGLGIAILSTSKGVMTEKEAKAQNVGGEVLCHVY
- a CDS encoding O-antigen ligase family protein — its product is MQLVLTIPRLTIAAAVFCSFIIVGLFVADFFRILPSIGIVGITLTAICYTVLHRGREERLYNDWRIYAALACVFLVHVAAGVNTSAHNLGEYTKDVVLQSPFLLLPLAFWLLPALPSRYLARLWQLFIGCVTGAALVATGNYLLHAAEINEMYLHSKIMPTEPDHIRFSLMVTLATAAAVVLLAFDSTLSGLKRGGLVTAVVLLALFQHLLAVRSGLVTFYAVGVMMAGWLLRQRAYRRAALVLTVLVALPLVSYVSFPTFRNKFVNTQDDLNEVNNTAAANNYSLVARVYSYKVAAKLVKDNPWFGVSKADMPEEMAKHYAADYPSIRPQSYIQPHNQFIYSAVAFGLIGVLVFTLCFYYPLLWTWPRFAPLVIIQYVIVSLSFLVEYTLETQIGLTYSLFFILLGLNGLRLNPAEAPPSWRPA
- the rpsQ gene encoding 30S ribosomal protein S17: MASNEEQQVTTAEERNLRKEIIGRVSSTKMDKSITVVVESKMKHPIYGKFVTKSTKFMAHDENNECGEGDTVRIMSTRPLSKNKRWRLVEILERAK
- the rpmC gene encoding 50S ribosomal protein L29, giving the protein MKNAEIQALSLEALKEQIKTEQTSGQALRFAHAISPLENPVRLKHSRRTVARLKTELTRRENEQANQTAK
- the rplP gene encoding 50S ribosomal protein L16 — translated: MLQPKRTKYRKMQKGRVTGLAYRGSSIDFGSFAIKSLEVAWITARQIEAARIAMTRAMKREGQVWIRIFPDKPITKKPAEVRMGKGKGSPEYWVACVKPGTIMFESDGVPLEVAQESLRLAAQKLPVKTKFVVRRDYEENK
- the rplW gene encoding 50S ribosomal protein L23, whose amino-acid sequence is MSTLKKPIVTEKATALNEKGQYAFEVERTANKVQIKKEIEALYGVTVTGISTIRTNGKLKSKFTKGGSVSGRRPHGKKAIVTVKEGDVIDFYNGI
- the rplD gene encoding 50S ribosomal protein L4, translating into MELSVYNIKGEDTGRKVTLSDAIFGLTPNEHVMYLDVKQYLANQRQGTHKSKQRNEVHGTTKKLKKQKGTGGARAGSMKSPVFVGGGRVFGPEPRDYGFKLNKKTKRLARLSALSVLAQDGKVALVENISLDAPKTKDFLSILSGLKLNNGKKTLFVAAEADKNVLLSARNIQRVKVATPVALNTHDLLNTDTLLLSEDGLKSLEQLYTTAE
- the rplB gene encoding 50S ribosomal protein L2 codes for the protein MALKKLRPTSPGQRFRIAPAFDEITTSTPEKSLLAPLKKSGGRNESGKMTNRYIGGGHKQKYRVIDFKRDKAGVPATVKTIEYDPNRTARIALLSYADGEKRYIIAPAGLEVGTTVVSGPGVAPEVGNALSLREIPLGTIVHNIELMPGGGASIARSAGTYAQLVAREEKYATLKLPSGEMRMVLVTCMATVGTVSNGDHMNVRLGKAGRNRWLGRRPRVRGVAMNPVDHPMGGGEGRSSGGHPRSRNGIFAKGQKTRNKNKYSEQLIVNRKGKK
- the rpsN gene encoding 30S ribosomal protein S14; translated protein: MAKESVKARERKRIATVERYAEKRKALKAAGDYEGLDKLPRNASPVRIHNRDKINGRPRGYMRKFGISRVTFREMALAGKIPGVTKSSW
- the rplF gene encoding 50S ribosomal protein L6 codes for the protein MSRIGKLPISLPSGVQVEVSNENTVTVKGPKGTLTTPVDRDITLTQADGQLVVERPTEQKRHKAMHGLYRSLINNMVNGVSNGFELKLELVGVGYKAAMAGTTLELSLGYSHNIFLALPKEVTATAVTEKGKNPIVTLNSIDNQLLGQVAAKIRSLRKVEPYKGKGVRFVGEQIRRKAGKTASK